A section of the Humulus lupulus chromosome 2, drHumLupu1.1, whole genome shotgun sequence genome encodes:
- the LOC133818824 gene encoding U1 small nuclear ribonucleoprotein C isoform X2, protein MPRYYCDYCDTYLTHDSPSVRKQHNAGYKHKANVRTYYQQFEEQQTQSLIDQRIKEHLGQATAFQQVGAAYNQHLLAQRPRLHVLPTPMMPQMPGSGPPLLPGMIRPPVLPRPGPSAPGYGPNPNMPPMLAPPGAPPGAPPGAPSIPGQLNSLPRPPTINIPSTIPGTTSSMGAPLLAPPVMYQANPAPPSSGGYDSFNPSTQATDSNQ, encoded by the exons ATGCCTCG GTATTACTGTGACTATTGCGACACTTATCTAACCCATGATTCG CCATCTGTAAGAAAACAACATAATGCTGGCTACAAACACAAG GCAAATGTCCGAACCTACTATCAGCAGTTTGAGGAGCAACAAACCCAAAGTTTGATTGATCAAAGGATTAAGGAACACCTTGGGCAAGCTACGGCTTTTCAACAGGTTGGGGCGGCTTACAATCAACATCTACTTGCTCAGAGGCCTCGTCTTCATGTTCTACCAACGCCTATGATGCCACAGATGCCTGGAAGTGGACCGCCTTTGCTTCCTGGGATGATTAGACCTCCTGTTTTGCCCAGACCAGGTCCTAGTGCTCCAG GCTATGGTCCTAATCCAAACATGCCGCCAATGCTGGCTCCTCCCGGTGCGCCACCTGGTGCTCCGCCTGGTGCTCCATCCATACCTGGCCAATTAAATTCTCTCCCGAGGCCCCCCACCATAAATATCCCCTCAACCATTCCCGGGACCACTTCTTCCATGGGTGCCCCCTTGCTGGCTCCACCTGTGATGTATCAAGCCAATCCGGCACCACCATCAAGTGGAGGCTATGATAGTTTTAATCCAAGTACTCAGGCTACTGACTCTAATCAGTAG
- the LOC133818824 gene encoding U1 small nuclear ribonucleoprotein C isoform X1, whose amino-acid sequence MPRYYCDYCDTYLTHDSPSVRKQHNAGYKHKANVRTYYQQFEEQQTQSLIDQRIKEHLGQATAFQQVGAAYNQHLLAQRPRLHVLPTPMMPQMPGSGPPLLPGMIRPPVLPRPGPSAPVGYGPNPNMPPMLAPPGAPPGAPPGAPSIPGQLNSLPRPPTINIPSTIPGTTSSMGAPLLAPPVMYQANPAPPSSGGYDSFNPSTQATDSNQ is encoded by the exons ATGCCTCG GTATTACTGTGACTATTGCGACACTTATCTAACCCATGATTCG CCATCTGTAAGAAAACAACATAATGCTGGCTACAAACACAAG GCAAATGTCCGAACCTACTATCAGCAGTTTGAGGAGCAACAAACCCAAAGTTTGATTGATCAAAGGATTAAGGAACACCTTGGGCAAGCTACGGCTTTTCAACAGGTTGGGGCGGCTTACAATCAACATCTACTTGCTCAGAGGCCTCGTCTTCATGTTCTACCAACGCCTATGATGCCACAGATGCCTGGAAGTGGACCGCCTTTGCTTCCTGGGATGATTAGACCTCCTGTTTTGCCCAGACCAGGTCCTAGTGCTCCAG TAGGCTATGGTCCTAATCCAAACATGCCGCCAATGCTGGCTCCTCCCGGTGCGCCACCTGGTGCTCCGCCTGGTGCTCCATCCATACCTGGCCAATTAAATTCTCTCCCGAGGCCCCCCACCATAAATATCCCCTCAACCATTCCCGGGACCACTTCTTCCATGGGTGCCCCCTTGCTGGCTCCACCTGTGATGTATCAAGCCAATCCGGCACCACCATCAAGTGGAGGCTATGATAGTTTTAATCCAAGTACTCAGGCTACTGACTCTAATCAGTAG